A single Blastopirellula retiformator DNA region contains:
- a CDS encoding cytochrome c biogenesis protein: MKSLRPLFAFAALLLLAACSSPAGAAEKFDATVWRELPVYHNGRVKPLDTLANLVVEEITSHDKTSVKLNLVDFYSAEELAKPEMADALSILPAGEERKFQPSELLLNWLAQPQEWERVPFIIAEHEEVRNALGLPLEGPAGKRLRFASPYEITHSVALRKYLLDIDTRRRAEGKDFEMTPAQQRVWDVLMKYALYRDVTFDPQLEITLNEAMPMPGGRDRLFYSVMAAAKVMSQEPNVKNQTLEDQYQMLMQLGGESPMALSANRLLSSYRALFSMLVNAQVDAHAFLENDEAEPLGPDEPPTLEEVEPLVADFRASAHELAELLRVERDRADTQQTLSRSQYETIKPMFQEMLVKTSELDRLGLEMQLGLYEGSDLVKKFNRSLSGTLYVVPALNAAALKKDRDTENMAQPWLGLTTILYGSGEVLKGYPEDKINQVKAAWKNLTNKYVAGEPTAEAQTQLAAALRSIGEQTDAARRDLVEDDQQDDHILAYTAYPPADSPRIAAEVRYNALDPFMIAWIICLGATLCYSLSFGVLRKVMFWSGTALLITAIVWSTYAFYLRITISGWAPVTNMYETVVFVPWVVAVLGAAFLLLPLIDRGRLEAWRATACPGTPEATPLSASQLETQSAGVWTVLGIIAAVVRVPLMIFTVWMLAFALYSDGNRPIITDLNPLTAFSLSSNMAKDAAIWLVKMLTLLITVYFVPRLLVSSLFAVYFIARDWLVNRSVSTSLPAVLERSYFGLAASGAATFFFCVASFAPVLDENFSPLQPVLRSNMWLTVHVLTIVASYGAGMLSWALGVIALFFYMFGKYRPPVDPVNTPDGFRPAHQAQAELGYRPPEQCAVLAGYCYRAIQVSVLLLATGTILGGLWADVSWGRFWGWDPKEVWALISLLVYLAILHGRFAGWFNNFGLVVGTILGFTMIVFSWYGVNFLLPMFSGGQAVGLHSYGFGEGGQGYVLGFVALNLVYLGVAAVRFQVTNVVKPANHQTDNVSRLVDEEEVINAESADAERGLEG; encoded by the coding sequence ATGAAATCGCTTCGCCCCTTATTCGCATTCGCCGCGCTTTTGCTGTTGGCCGCCTGTTCTTCGCCGGCCGGCGCCGCCGAAAAATTTGACGCGACGGTTTGGAGAGAGCTGCCGGTTTATCACAACGGCCGCGTGAAGCCGCTCGATACGCTCGCCAATCTCGTTGTGGAGGAGATCACTTCGCACGACAAGACGTCGGTGAAGTTGAACCTGGTCGACTTCTACTCGGCCGAAGAGCTGGCCAAGCCGGAAATGGCCGACGCCCTTTCGATCTTGCCCGCGGGGGAAGAACGCAAGTTCCAACCGTCGGAGTTGCTGCTCAATTGGTTGGCGCAGCCGCAAGAGTGGGAGCGGGTTCCCTTTATCATCGCCGAGCATGAAGAGGTGCGTAACGCCCTCGGCTTGCCGCTGGAAGGTCCCGCCGGCAAGCGACTTCGCTTCGCTTCCCCCTACGAAATCACCCACTCGGTCGCGCTGCGCAAGTACTTGCTCGATATCGACACCCGCCGCCGCGCCGAAGGCAAGGATTTCGAGATGACGCCGGCCCAGCAGCGCGTTTGGGACGTGCTGATGAAGTACGCCCTGTACCGCGATGTGACGTTTGATCCGCAGCTTGAGATCACGCTGAACGAAGCGATGCCGATGCCCGGCGGACGCGATCGGTTGTTCTATAGCGTGATGGCCGCCGCCAAGGTGATGTCGCAAGAGCCGAACGTCAAGAATCAAACGCTGGAAGATCAGTACCAGATGCTGATGCAACTGGGGGGCGAATCGCCGATGGCCCTGTCGGCCAATCGGTTGTTGTCGTCCTATCGGGCCCTCTTTTCGATGCTGGTCAACGCCCAGGTCGACGCTCATGCGTTTCTGGAAAACGACGAGGCCGAACCGCTCGGTCCCGACGAACCGCCCACGCTGGAAGAAGTGGAGCCGCTGGTCGCCGACTTCCGCGCTTCGGCCCACGAACTGGCCGAACTGCTTCGCGTCGAACGGGACCGCGCCGATACGCAGCAAACGCTTAGCCGTTCGCAGTACGAAACGATCAAGCCGATGTTCCAGGAAATGCTGGTCAAGACGAGCGAACTTGATCGGCTCGGCCTCGAAATGCAGTTGGGCCTGTACGAAGGCTCAGACCTGGTCAAGAAGTTCAATCGCAGTCTCTCCGGCACTCTTTACGTCGTGCCGGCGCTGAACGCCGCCGCACTGAAGAAAGATCGCGACACCGAAAACATGGCCCAGCCGTGGCTCGGTTTGACGACGATTCTGTATGGCTCAGGCGAAGTGCTGAAAGGCTATCCCGAGGACAAAATCAATCAGGTCAAAGCGGCCTGGAAGAATCTGACTAACAAGTATGTCGCCGGCGAACCGACCGCCGAAGCGCAAACGCAACTGGCCGCTGCGCTCCGTTCGATCGGCGAACAGACCGACGCTGCCCGGCGCGATCTGGTCGAAGACGATCAGCAGGATGATCATATTCTCGCCTACACCGCTTATCCGCCCGCTGATAGCCCGCGGATTGCGGCCGAGGTGCGTTACAACGCGCTTGACCCGTTCATGATCGCCTGGATCATCTGCCTGGGGGCGACGCTTTGCTATTCGCTGTCGTTCGGCGTGTTGCGGAAGGTGATGTTCTGGTCGGGGACGGCGCTGCTGATCACGGCGATCGTCTGGTCGACCTACGCGTTTTATCTGCGGATCACGATCAGCGGCTGGGCGCCGGTGACCAACATGTACGAGACGGTCGTCTTTGTGCCGTGGGTCGTCGCCGTGCTTGGCGCCGCGTTCCTATTGTTGCCGCTGATTGATCGCGGCCGGTTGGAAGCGTGGCGAGCGACCGCTTGCCCTGGCACGCCGGAAGCGACGCCGCTATCGGCCAGCCAGTTGGAAACGCAATCCGCCGGCGTCTGGACCGTGCTCGGCATCATCGCCGCGGTGGTTCGCGTGCCGCTGATGATCTTCACCGTTTGGATGCTCGCGTTCGCACTCTATAGCGACGGCAATCGCCCGATCATTACCGATCTCAATCCGCTGACCGCGTTCTCGCTGTCGTCGAACATGGCCAAGGACGCCGCGATCTGGCTGGTGAAGATGCTCACCCTGCTGATCACCGTCTACTTTGTGCCGCGGCTCTTGGTCAGCAGCCTGTTCGCCGTGTACTTTATTGCCCGCGACTGGTTGGTCAATCGTAGCGTTTCGACCAGCTTGCCGGCGGTGCTTGAGCGGTCGTACTTTGGTTTGGCCGCCTCGGGCGCGGCGACCTTCTTCTTCTGCGTGGCGTCATTCGCCCCGGTGTTGGACGAGAACTTCTCGCCGCTGCAGCCGGTGTTGCGATCCAATATGTGGCTGACGGTGCACGTGCTGACGATCGTCGCCAGCTATGGCGCCGGGATGTTGTCTTGGGCGCTTGGCGTGATCGCTTTGTTCTTCTACATGTTTGGCAAGTATCGCCCGCCGGTTGATCCGGTGAACACGCCGGATGGTTTCCGTCCGGCGCACCAAGCTCAGGCCGAGCTGGGCTATCGTCCGCCGGAGCAATGTGCGGTGCTGGCCGGTTATTGCTATCGGGCGATTCAGGTCTCGGTGTTGCTGTTGGCGACCGGAACGATCCTGGGCGGCTTGTGGGCCGACGTCTCGTGGGGTCGCTTCTGGGGCTGGGACCCGAAAGAAGTCTGGGCCTTGATCTCGCTGTTGGTTTACCTGGCGATCTTGCACGGTCGCTTCGCCGGCTGGTTCAACAACTTCGGCCTGGTCGTGGGAACGATTCTCGGCTTCACGATGATCGTCTTCTCCTGGTACGGGGTGAACTTCCTGCTGCCGATGTTCAGCGGCGGTCAGGCGGTTGGCCTGCACTCGTACGGCTTTGGCGAAGGTGGCCAGGGCTATGTGCTCGGCTTCGTGGCGCTCAACCTGGTTTACCTCGGCGTCGCCGCGGTCCGCTTCCAGGTGACCAACGTCGTCAAACCGGCGAATCACCAGACCGACAACGTTTCGCGTTTGGTTGACGAAGAAGAAGTGATCAACGCCGAGTCGGCCGACGCCGAGCGCGGTTTGGAAGGGTAA
- a CDS encoding cytochrome c biogenesis protein ResB has protein sequence MARPKLASADQNLFVWGVLRLYEIAASLQLAVILLFGMALTLGIATAVEAAFNTNVVQFYVYQSWWFSLIYLLLAVNIFCAASIRFPWKRHQTGFVITHIGLLVLLFSGVVSRVWRIDSQVSVWENNISDIRAFEPDQYRFNLRIEKETGSPLEPAEITEVDIPFKPGPFSWDDYNEGFQNIEVAKPEVAGLFSPLFYLAGRNDKEDVVYNSGDIKLEVLDYYGDSRWEEGIPSVDLRLSMPAGRKMGADGKMVAGDMQWVPVKLGVHDVAGDTKYRYGVGDRQPMGAGAFTMAIAPNRAATVAFLEGGPKGKIGEQGQAVLHADGKRFDIDVAESLDKDPQPLEGTPYSYEVVSYMPNAAPTRKPKGGIQWGDGEQSEVPQNPAVRIELTKEGQPVDELVLLADMPNFNAQAYDADVYGSYWFDHGEKSSAQLLQASGPGGSRIDVVQGVDEDGETKRLYYRYWNRKEVVAAGEFPLDGGETEAVDAFKMPIAQLKMFVNDYVPADKPAATAVRSPFNPKMQMPTPAALVRLTKGDQTDEFWLQSHFGDPSGGHVDESTRHEMKVGDTKLTLVMPIQSFDIGFRIFLEKFERRLDPGTAQPSHYSSDVHYLDRVRDRWLMIWDPASGSTKRLEFPMTIDSSSPSDVAYGDGQVYWIDDKSPPAIWSIPLAALESGDWEQAGKIIPFGLNNPQQLACDVTGGKIYWTDWRKGRSGDEGVIRTANLDGSAPANLMTFAGRPSGIAVDNQRNWIYYTNDASGYVGRMHLDGSELTPDFISIPDGRATDVVVDPETGNIYWTDKAKNVIRGATVDGKVLNKAPFLGSAGKGMPNSLAISDDYLYWTDIQPNLSDPTSRKHLSDPTFDRNQPHEVLTRVRRIKLDGTGEDEDVATDMVKAPRGAALVNGKLMWTQAAVIKENVWITMNAPDAFREPTYRRDLLVFQESFQGPFKPGSPQYAQFALTERNDEEIYASVFTVNHDPGSALRYWGCLLVIIGIATMFYMRAYFFKPRKREESPDGSRRTNAAETKLTDMVGKA, from the coding sequence ATGGCTCGACCGAAACTGGCTTCCGCCGACCAAAATCTCTTCGTCTGGGGCGTGTTGCGTCTGTACGAAATCGCCGCCTCGCTGCAGTTGGCGGTGATCCTGTTATTTGGGATGGCGCTGACGCTGGGAATCGCCACCGCGGTCGAAGCGGCGTTCAACACCAACGTCGTGCAGTTTTACGTTTACCAGTCGTGGTGGTTCTCGCTGATCTATCTGCTGCTGGCGGTCAACATCTTCTGCGCAGCCTCGATTCGGTTCCCCTGGAAACGGCATCAGACTGGGTTCGTCATCACGCATATCGGTCTGCTGGTGCTGCTGTTCAGCGGCGTCGTCAGTCGCGTTTGGCGGATCGATTCGCAGGTCAGCGTCTGGGAAAACAACATCTCCGACATTCGGGCGTTTGAGCCTGACCAGTATCGATTCAACCTGCGGATCGAAAAAGAAACTGGTTCGCCGCTCGAGCCGGCCGAGATCACCGAGGTCGATATCCCGTTCAAGCCGGGGCCGTTCAGTTGGGACGACTACAACGAAGGTTTCCAGAACATCGAAGTCGCCAAGCCCGAGGTGGCTGGGCTCTTTTCGCCCCTGTTCTATCTTGCCGGGCGAAACGACAAGGAAGACGTCGTCTACAACTCGGGCGACATCAAGCTGGAAGTGCTTGACTACTACGGCGACAGCCGCTGGGAAGAAGGAATCCCGTCGGTCGACCTGCGGCTAAGCATGCCGGCGGGTCGCAAGATGGGCGCCGATGGCAAGATGGTCGCCGGCGATATGCAGTGGGTGCCGGTCAAGCTGGGCGTCCACGACGTCGCTGGCGATACGAAATATCGTTATGGCGTTGGCGATCGACAACCGATGGGCGCCGGGGCGTTCACGATGGCGATCGCGCCGAATCGTGCGGCGACGGTCGCCTTTCTGGAGGGGGGACCGAAAGGCAAGATCGGCGAGCAAGGACAAGCGGTTTTGCACGCCGACGGCAAGCGGTTTGACATCGACGTCGCCGAGTCGCTCGACAAAGATCCGCAGCCGCTCGAAGGAACGCCCTACTCGTACGAAGTTGTCTCCTACATGCCCAACGCCGCGCCGACCCGCAAGCCGAAAGGGGGCATTCAGTGGGGCGATGGTGAACAAAGTGAAGTGCCGCAAAACCCGGCCGTTCGCATCGAACTGACCAAAGAGGGCCAACCGGTTGACGAGCTGGTCTTGCTGGCCGACATGCCCAACTTCAACGCCCAGGCGTACGACGCCGACGTCTATGGCTCGTACTGGTTTGATCATGGTGAGAAATCTTCCGCTCAACTGCTGCAAGCCAGCGGCCCCGGCGGTTCGCGGATCGACGTCGTGCAAGGCGTCGACGAAGATGGCGAAACGAAACGCTTGTACTATCGCTACTGGAATCGCAAAGAGGTGGTCGCCGCAGGCGAGTTCCCTTTGGACGGCGGTGAAACGGAAGCGGTCGACGCCTTCAAGATGCCGATCGCTCAGCTGAAGATGTTTGTCAACGACTACGTCCCGGCCGACAAGCCGGCGGCGACTGCCGTGCGTTCGCCATTCAACCCCAAGATGCAGATGCCGACGCCGGCGGCGCTGGTTCGCTTGACCAAGGGAGATCAGACCGACGAGTTCTGGTTGCAGTCGCACTTTGGCGACCCCAGCGGCGGCCACGTCGACGAGAGTACTCGCCACGAAATGAAGGTGGGCGATACGAAGCTGACGCTGGTGATGCCGATTCAATCGTTCGACATCGGTTTCCGGATCTTCTTAGAGAAGTTCGAGCGTCGCTTGGACCCCGGCACCGCCCAACCGTCGCATTATTCTAGCGACGTCCACTACCTCGATCGCGTGCGTGATCGTTGGCTGATGATCTGGGATCCGGCCAGCGGCAGCACCAAGCGGCTTGAGTTCCCGATGACGATCGACAGCAGCTCTCCCAGCGACGTCGCTTACGGCGATGGCCAGGTCTACTGGATCGACGATAAGTCGCCGCCGGCGATCTGGAGCATTCCGCTGGCCGCGCTCGAGTCCGGCGATTGGGAGCAAGCCGGCAAGATCATCCCGTTCGGTCTCAACAATCCGCAGCAATTGGCCTGCGACGTCACCGGCGGCAAAATCTATTGGACCGACTGGCGGAAAGGACGCTCTGGCGATGAAGGAGTGATCCGCACCGCCAATCTCGATGGTTCGGCGCCGGCTAACTTGATGACCTTCGCCGGTCGTCCCAGCGGGATCGCCGTCGATAATCAGCGGAACTGGATTTACTACACCAATGACGCGTCGGGTTACGTCGGCCGAATGCACCTCGACGGCTCGGAACTGACGCCTGATTTTATTTCGATCCCCGATGGCCGGGCGACCGACGTCGTGGTCGACCCCGAAACCGGCAACATCTACTGGACCGACAAAGCGAAGAACGTCATTCGCGGGGCGACCGTCGACGGCAAAGTCCTGAACAAGGCGCCCTTCCTCGGCTCGGCCGGCAAAGGGATGCCGAACTCCTTGGCGATCTCGGACGACTATCTCTACTGGACCGACATCCAGCCGAATCTAAGCGATCCGACCTCGCGCAAGCATCTGAGCGATCCAACGTTTGACCGCAATCAGCCGCACGAAGTGCTGACTCGCGTCCGCCGCATCAAGCTGGATGGTACCGGCGAAGATGAAGACGTGGCGACCGACATGGTCAAAGCGCCCCGCGGCGCCGCGCTGGTCAACGGCAAGCTGATGTGGACGCAAGCGGCCGTCATCAAAGAGAACGTTTGGATCACGATGAACGCCCCCGACGCGTTCCGCGAGCCAACCTATCGCCGCGATCTGCTGGTCTTCCAGGAAAGCTTCCAGGGACCATTCAAGCCCGGTTCGCCGCAATACGCCCAGTTCGCGCTGACCGAGCGGAACGATGAAGAAATTTACGCATCGGTCTTTACCGTCAATCACGATCCTGGTTCGGCGCTTCGCTACTGGGGTTGTTTGTTGGTGATTATCGGAATCGCCACGATGTTTTACATGCGGGCTTACTTTTTCAAGCCGCGCAAACGGGAAGAGTCGCCGGATGGCTCTCGCCGTACGAATGCTGCAGAGACCAAGCTTACCGACATGGTCGGCAAGGCCTAG
- a CDS encoding helix-turn-helix domain-containing protein, which translates to MAKLIPLSEAAQILGLSEEQLVEMRSRNEIHGYRDGASWKFKETEIERIKAELASGGVSNHGDSGEELIEAPSDSDDDSEFELALGGDDGSSGEIDSLLVEDQGGGESGIIIGDELSAGGSDLKLADSDIELGFGEGSSAIDPASDTNSNLNLDLEGSDVLNSSSINAPVDAEDEDDELLLAPMGSEDKEDVGIGTESRDPEGTGSGVSLALGEDDLDLGESAISAIDDLDSGELTLDAGDSGVSLVDPADSGIDIGMEPLDLSGSKVDAFELAGDSGVEVDPDPAASGISAKGAGEDDFLLTPVEGELDDDDSGSQVIALDSDSIGSESALFGSGIDDGDFAAADDGLEVVDDGGSMEMATPGAPAAAAPVEAPYSVLNIISLAATAALVLVAGLMVTDLIRNMWSFDEPYAINSSIMDGIISLMGV; encoded by the coding sequence ATGGCCAAATTGATCCCCCTCAGCGAAGCAGCTCAAATCCTGGGTCTCTCGGAAGAGCAGCTGGTCGAAATGCGATCACGCAACGAGATCCACGGGTATCGCGATGGGGCGAGCTGGAAATTCAAAGAAACCGAGATCGAGCGGATCAAGGCCGAGCTCGCTTCCGGCGGCGTATCGAATCATGGCGATAGCGGCGAAGAGCTGATCGAAGCTCCCAGCGATTCGGACGACGACAGTGAATTTGAATTGGCCCTGGGTGGCGATGACGGTTCGTCGGGCGAAATCGATTCGCTGCTGGTCGAAGACCAAGGTGGCGGCGAGTCGGGCATCATCATCGGCGACGAACTCTCGGCCGGCGGTAGTGACCTGAAGCTGGCGGATAGCGATATCGAGCTCGGCTTTGGCGAAGGCTCCAGCGCCATTGATCCCGCTTCTGACACGAACAGCAATCTGAACCTCGATCTGGAAGGTTCGGACGTGCTCAACAGCTCATCGATCAACGCTCCGGTTGACGCCGAAGATGAAGATGACGAGCTGCTGTTGGCCCCGATGGGTAGCGAAGACAAAGAAGACGTCGGCATCGGCACCGAGAGTCGGGATCCCGAAGGGACCGGCTCGGGCGTCAGCCTGGCGTTGGGCGAAGATGATCTCGACCTGGGCGAAAGCGCCATCTCGGCGATCGACGATCTTGATAGCGGCGAACTGACCCTGGACGCCGGCGATAGCGGCGTCAGCCTGGTCGATCCGGCCGACAGCGGCATCGACATCGGCATGGAGCCGCTCGACTTGTCGGGCTCGAAGGTCGACGCCTTCGAGCTGGCCGGCGACTCGGGCGTCGAAGTCGATCCAGATCCGGCCGCTTCCGGCATTTCGGCCAAGGGCGCCGGTGAAGACGACTTCCTGCTGACCCCGGTTGAAGGGGAGCTGGATGACGATGACAGCGGATCGCAGGTGATCGCGCTCGATTCGGACTCGATCGGTTCGGAATCGGCCCTGTTTGGCAGCGGTATCGACGACGGCGATTTCGCCGCAGCGGACGATGGCCTGGAAGTGGTCGACGATGGCGGATCGATGGAAATGGCCACGCCGGGCGCACCGGCTGCGGCGGCTCCGGTCGAAGCCCCCTACAGCGTCCTGAATATCATCAGCCTGGCGGCCACCGCCGCGCTGGTCCTGGTGGCGGGCCTGATGGTGACCGATTTGATTCGCAACATGTGGTCGTTTGACGAACCGTACGCGATCAACAGCTCGATCATGGACGGTATCATCAGCTTGATGGGGGTCTAG
- a CDS encoding MotA/TolQ/ExbB proton channel family protein, protein MTARNTSKFWYNISGKLGWPVALGLAATVGFYALINQGVINNPLVVRYFAGHPVEYIETAMFFVGLAAILLKLQEVGRELATIGKIELPAAPRDGQMIEEAAGLLDQLDDYPQRLQRHSLWRRLFQGIEHVHVSGNAATLQEELKYFADQDAERAYQSYSLVRIVIWATPMLGFLGTVIGITLALGNLSPEALVNEPKAAMESLLAGLSVAFDTTALALSLSIFLMFAQFVCDRVENELLSVVDAAASAQLSGRFQQAGGSRDPSIAAIQRMAERMMQATEQLVERQTQLWRNTIDGAHHHWEEIVGGSKRQLEESLTAALSGSLERHAIALANAEQQVIRDIRVDWQEFQSALESNARLMRDQQNQLSQQGEVMLRAVEAVGEIASLEQTLSRNLDQLAGAGHFEETVLSLAATINLLNNRMGDSGSRRIDLEKKPSQGHAA, encoded by the coding sequence GTGACTGCACGAAACACCTCGAAGTTCTGGTACAACATCAGCGGAAAACTTGGCTGGCCGGTTGCGCTGGGCCTGGCCGCCACGGTCGGCTTCTACGCCCTGATCAATCAAGGCGTTATCAATAATCCCCTGGTCGTCCGCTACTTTGCCGGGCACCCGGTCGAATACATCGAAACGGCGATGTTCTTCGTCGGTCTCGCCGCGATCCTGCTGAAATTGCAGGAAGTGGGTCGCGAGCTGGCGACCATCGGCAAGATCGAACTCCCCGCCGCTCCCCGCGACGGACAGATGATTGAAGAAGCCGCCGGCTTGCTCGACCAGCTAGATGACTATCCGCAGCGTCTGCAGCGACATTCCCTCTGGCGGCGTCTCTTCCAAGGGATTGAGCACGTGCACGTCAGCGGTAACGCCGCCACGCTGCAGGAAGAGCTGAAATACTTCGCCGATCAAGACGCCGAACGGGCGTACCAAAGCTACTCGCTGGTCCGGATCGTAATCTGGGCGACGCCGATGCTTGGCTTCTTGGGTACCGTTATCGGTATCACGCTCGCGCTCGGTAACCTGTCGCCAGAGGCGCTGGTCAACGAACCGAAAGCGGCGATGGAAAGCCTGTTGGCTGGCTTGAGCGTCGCGTTTGATACGACGGCGCTCGCTTTGTCGCTGTCGATCTTCCTGATGTTCGCCCAGTTCGTTTGCGATCGCGTCGAGAACGAACTGCTGTCCGTCGTCGACGCCGCCGCCTCGGCCCAACTCAGCGGCCGCTTCCAACAAGCGGGCGGCAGTCGTGACCCCAGCATCGCCGCAATTCAGCGGATGGCCGAACGGATGATGCAAGCGACCGAACAACTGGTCGAACGCCAAACGCAACTTTGGCGAAACACGATCGACGGTGCCCATCACCACTGGGAAGAAATCGTCGGCGGCAGCAAGCGGCAGTTGGAAGAGTCGCTAACCGCGGCCTTGTCGGGTTCGCTAGAACGCCACGCGATCGCGCTGGCCAACGCCGAACAGCAAGTGATTCGCGACATCCGCGTCGACTGGCAAGAGTTCCAATCGGCTCTGGAATCAAACGCCCGCTTGATGCGCGACCAACAGAATCAACTGTCGCAACAAGGGGAAGTAATGCTGCGGGCGGTCGAAGCGGTGGGAGAAATCGCTTCGCTCGAACAAACCCTCAGCCGCAACCTCGATCAGTTGGCAGGCGCCGGTCACTTTGAAGAGACCGTCCTCAGCCTCGCCGCGACGATCAATCTGCTTAACAATCGGATGGGCGACTCGGGCAGTCGTCGCATCGATCTCGAGAAGAAGCCCTCGCAAGGTCACGCGGCATGA